The following proteins are encoded in a genomic region of Microbacterium sp. NC79:
- a CDS encoding DUF1648 domain-containing protein produces the protein MTSNDTTDTTLAQARQRFLLVGAWVPLVMLAVAVALQVMWLPQLPDPVATHFSGSGPDGFGPAITYPLMTIGVGALFLAITVFGVLAPAESTGWGATARFMGAFMPAMLMMVLIGTTWSVHSQRGLSDAMLAPDPGLFLLIGAGVGLVYGAIAWFVQPALTIAPADMREASARTIVAGERAAWMRTLRVQGAGLWVMVAALVVMISSAIVTTLTGSSAAWWLWTLAVLIAVLFATMFVFRVRIDDSGFTARSILGFPVFRIPLAEIAAARTLTVSPLADFGGWGLRLAPGMGFGIILQAGSALQIERTNGKRLTVTIDDAERAADVLLGLRDRTTP, from the coding sequence ATGACCTCGAACGACACCACCGACACCACCCTCGCGCAAGCGCGCCAACGGTTCCTTCTCGTCGGGGCGTGGGTTCCGTTGGTGATGCTTGCCGTCGCCGTTGCGCTGCAGGTGATGTGGCTGCCGCAGCTACCGGATCCGGTGGCCACCCACTTTTCCGGGAGTGGGCCGGACGGCTTCGGGCCTGCCATCACCTACCCCCTGATGACCATCGGTGTCGGAGCGCTCTTTCTCGCGATCACCGTGTTCGGGGTGCTTGCGCCGGCGGAATCCACCGGATGGGGTGCCACCGCGCGCTTCATGGGCGCGTTTATGCCCGCCATGCTGATGATGGTCCTCATCGGAACCACCTGGTCGGTGCATTCGCAGCGCGGGCTGAGCGACGCGATGCTGGCTCCTGATCCTGGTCTCTTTCTGCTGATCGGTGCGGGTGTTGGGCTGGTGTACGGCGCGATCGCATGGTTCGTGCAACCTGCGCTCACCATCGCACCGGCTGATATGCGCGAAGCGAGCGCGCGGACGATTGTGGCTGGCGAACGCGCTGCCTGGATGCGAACGCTTCGCGTGCAAGGTGCAGGCTTGTGGGTCATGGTCGCCGCGCTCGTGGTGATGATCAGCAGCGCGATCGTGACGACGCTGACGGGCTCGTCCGCCGCCTGGTGGCTGTGGACGCTCGCCGTGCTCATCGCCGTTCTTTTCGCGACGATGTTCGTCTTCCGCGTGCGTATTGATGACTCAGGATTCACGGCACGATCGATCCTGGGCTTTCCGGTATTTCGCATTCCGTTGGCGGAGATCGCCGCTGCCCGCACCCTGACGGTAAGTCCGTTGGCAGACTTTGGCGGGTGGGGATTGCGCCTTGCACCGGGCATGGGATTCGGAATTATTCTGCAGGCCGGAAGCGCGCTTCAGATTGAACGCACGAATGGCAAGCGACTCACGGTCACCATTGACGATGCTGAGCGCGCGGCCGATGTGCTGCTTGGCCTGCGCGATCGCACCACCCCTTGA
- a CDS encoding O-methyltransferase: MDLTPEATAAADTYLTELLIAPDAALAHALATQHSAGLPDIEVTALSGKLLNLLIRMSGAHRVLEIGTLGAYSTIWMARAVGEGGHVTTIEAEPHIAAIARQNLEYAGIADRVDVKIGRGADILPTLIGTAAYDLVFIDADKESNTLYLDYAARLGRSGTVVIVDNIGREGEIVRSDSTDSKVNGTRAGLEMLGADPRFDATAYQTVGLKGWDGTAIAIVV; encoded by the coding sequence GTGGACCTCACACCTGAAGCAACCGCCGCCGCCGACACCTATCTCACCGAGCTGTTGATCGCCCCCGATGCGGCGCTCGCGCATGCGCTTGCCACGCAACACAGCGCGGGGCTTCCTGATATCGAGGTGACAGCGCTCAGCGGAAAGCTGCTCAACCTGCTGATTCGGATGAGCGGTGCCCACCGCGTGCTCGAAATCGGCACACTCGGCGCCTACTCGACAATCTGGATGGCCCGTGCCGTGGGCGAGGGAGGTCACGTCACCACGATTGAAGCGGAACCACACATCGCCGCCATCGCACGACAGAATCTGGAGTACGCAGGCATCGCCGACCGCGTCGACGTCAAGATTGGCCGTGGCGCCGACATTCTTCCCACGCTCATCGGCACCGCTGCGTACGACTTGGTCTTCATTGATGCTGACAAAGAATCAAACACGCTGTACCTCGACTACGCGGCGCGGCTGGGCAGAAGCGGAACCGTTGTGATCGTCGACAACATTGGTCGCGAAGGTGAGATTGTGAGATCCGACAGCACCGACAGTAAGGTCAACGGAACCCGCGCGGGGCTGGAGATGCTTGGCGCCGACCCACGATTTGATGCGACCGCATATCAAACCGTCGGGCTCAAGGGCTGGGACGGCACGGCAATCGCGATCGTTGTGTGA
- the eno gene encoding phosphopyruvate hydratase: MALIEAVGAREILDSRGNPTVEVEVLLDDGIVQRAAVPSGASTGAFEAYELRDGDKARYGGKGVLKAVDAVIDELGPAIEGFEASEQRVIDEVLKETDGTSNKGRVGANAILGVSLAVAKAAADSADLPLFRYIGGPNAHVLPVPLLNVINGGAHADTGVDMQEFFLVPHGAESFAEALRWGTETYHVLKSELKAGGYATGLGDEGGFAPDLPSNRGALDFLMAAIEKAGFKPGEDIAVGLDVASTEFYADGAYSFEGKKLSAEELIEYYADLVANYPLVSIEDGLAEDDWDGWKALTDALGSKVQLVGDDLFVTNPQRLADGIKKGVGNSLLVKVNQIGTLTETLDAVSLAQRSGYTAMLSHRSGETEDTTIADLAVATNAGQIKSGAPARSDRVAKYNQLLRIEEELGEGAVFAGRSAFPRYSA; encoded by the coding sequence GTGGCATTGATTGAGGCTGTAGGCGCTCGCGAGATTCTTGACTCGCGCGGCAACCCGACCGTTGAGGTGGAGGTTCTGCTCGATGACGGCATCGTGCAGCGCGCCGCCGTTCCGTCGGGCGCATCGACCGGCGCTTTCGAAGCGTATGAGCTTCGCGATGGCGACAAGGCTCGCTATGGCGGCAAGGGCGTGCTCAAGGCCGTCGACGCTGTTATCGACGAGCTCGGCCCGGCGATCGAAGGTTTCGAAGCAAGTGAACAGCGCGTCATCGACGAGGTGCTGAAAGAGACCGACGGAACCAGCAACAAGGGTCGCGTCGGAGCCAACGCCATCCTCGGTGTCAGCCTCGCTGTCGCCAAGGCTGCCGCTGACTCGGCTGATCTGCCGCTGTTCCGCTACATCGGCGGCCCGAACGCGCACGTTCTGCCCGTTCCGCTGCTCAACGTCATCAATGGTGGCGCGCACGCAGACACCGGTGTCGACATGCAGGAGTTCTTCCTGGTTCCGCACGGTGCAGAATCGTTCGCCGAGGCACTGCGCTGGGGCACCGAGACGTACCACGTACTCAAGAGCGAACTGAAGGCTGGCGGCTACGCAACTGGTCTCGGCGACGAGGGCGGGTTCGCCCCCGACCTGCCGAGCAACCGTGGCGCACTCGACTTCCTGATGGCTGCCATCGAGAAGGCTGGCTTCAAGCCCGGCGAAGACATCGCTGTCGGCCTTGACGTGGCATCGACCGAGTTCTACGCCGATGGCGCCTACTCGTTCGAAGGCAAGAAGCTTTCGGCTGAGGAACTTATCGAGTACTACGCAGACCTCGTCGCAAACTACCCGCTCGTGTCGATCGAAGACGGCCTGGCTGAAGACGACTGGGATGGCTGGAAGGCGCTCACCGACGCGCTCGGCTCGAAGGTGCAGCTCGTTGGCGATGACCTGTTCGTCACCAACCCGCAGCGCCTCGCCGACGGCATCAAGAAGGGCGTCGGCAACTCGCTGCTCGTCAAGGTGAACCAGATCGGTACCCTCACCGAGACGCTGGACGCCGTGAGCCTGGCTCAGCGTTCGGGTTACACCGCGATGCTCTCGCACCGGTCCGGTGAAACCGAAGACACCACGATTGCTGACCTGGCCGTTGCGACCAACGCCGGTCAGATCAAGTCCGGTGCGCCTGCCCGTAGCGACCGCGTTGCGAAATACAATCAGCTTCTGCGTATCGAAGAAGAGCTCGGTGAAGGCGCTGTCTTCGCTGGCCGCTCGGCCTTCCCGCGGTACTCGGCTTAA